The following proteins are encoded in a genomic region of [Eubacterium] hominis:
- a CDS encoding tyrosine recombinase: protein MNIDEAKEDYIHYIRVVDQKSLATVSSYTHDLDLYTAYLNNQGISCMEDITVSHLQDFLAIQSDQKAAGSVNRMIVSIHMFHRFISMNNPDIDDPSQHIHGRRTSKKLPKYFNVHDIEILLDSFDESDQGLFDKAILEVLYGCGLRVSELCGLHMSMINLDHGFLRVIGKGDKERMIPMHQRSIDALQNYIVHVRPQWLKKKTQYVFVKANGNPLLRQDVHKLIKARLHMLGLNEALSAHSFRHSFATHLLDGGTDLRVVQELLGHSDIATTQIYTHIQNKKLKDAYTSFHPFAKEDKNDEKI, encoded by the coding sequence ATGAATATCGATGAAGCAAAAGAAGATTATATCCACTATATCCGTGTTGTTGATCAAAAATCGCTGGCGACGGTTTCTTCCTATACCCATGATTTAGATTTATATACTGCATATTTAAATAATCAGGGGATTTCATGTATGGAAGATATTACTGTTTCCCATCTACAGGATTTTCTTGCCATACAAAGTGATCAAAAAGCGGCTGGCAGCGTCAATCGAATGATCGTATCGATTCATATGTTTCATCGTTTTATCAGTATGAATAATCCAGACATTGATGATCCAAGCCAGCATATACATGGTCGAAGGACAAGCAAAAAACTGCCAAAGTATTTTAATGTTCATGATATTGAAATACTCTTAGACAGCTTTGATGAAAGTGATCAGGGACTGTTTGATAAAGCCATACTGGAAGTATTATATGGCTGTGGACTTCGTGTCAGTGAATTATGTGGACTTCATATGTCTATGATCAATCTGGACCATGGCTTTTTACGGGTCATAGGTAAAGGGGATAAAGAACGTATGATTCCTATGCATCAAAGAAGCATTGATGCTTTACAAAATTATATCGTTCATGTACGCCCACAATGGCTGAAGAAAAAAACACAGTATGTGTTTGTGAAGGCGAATGGAAACCCGTTATTAAGACAGGATGTACATAAACTGATCAAAGCCAGATTACATATGTTAGGATTGAATGAAGCATTAAGTGCCCATAGCTTTCGCCATAGTTTTGCGACACATCTGCTTGATGGTGGCACTGACTTGCGTGTGGTACAGGAATTGCTGGGGCATAGTGATATTGCAACCACACAGATTTATACCCATATACAAAATAAAAAATTGAAGGATGCTTATACATCCTTTCATCCATTCGCAAAGGAGGATAAAAACGATGAAAAAATATAA
- a CDS encoding methyltransferase: protein MGYTYDFINGTDIYLYQDEEMFRMNSDTALLANFMKIKRNDRVLDIGTNNGALLAVANSFAPSCLIGIDIQEKAVALARYNMEQLNIPHAQILLGDVKDMKMPKVDVVICNPPYFPDHTTSAKNETEALRIARHEIYLSLDTLAKKAGEALDEKGRFYLVHRSDRLIDIVTTLRTYRLETRSIQFVYDENKKEAISVLIEAIKDGKPNCHILKPIYKTRS, encoded by the coding sequence ATGGGTTATACGTATGATTTTATCAATGGCACAGATATTTATTTATATCAGGATGAAGAGATGTTTCGCATGAACAGCGATACCGCTTTATTGGCAAATTTCATGAAGATCAAACGAAACGATCGTGTATTAGATATCGGTACCAATAATGGTGCACTGTTGGCTGTCGCAAACAGCTTTGCACCATCTTGCTTAATCGGTATTGATATACAGGAAAAAGCAGTGGCACTTGCCCGTTATAATATGGAACAATTAAACATTCCCCATGCACAGATTTTGTTGGGAGATGTCAAGGATATGAAAATGCCAAAGGTTGATGTGGTCATCTGTAATCCTCCATACTTTCCAGATCACACCACAAGCGCAAAAAATGAAACGGAAGCACTTCGAATCGCACGTCATGAGATCTATCTATCTTTAGATACACTTGCGAAAAAAGCTGGGGAGGCACTTGATGAAAAGGGGCGTTTTTATTTGGTGCATCGAAGTGATCGTCTGATCGATATTGTCACAACACTTCGTACATATCGTCTGGAAACAAGGAGTATTCAATTTGTTTATGATGAAAACAAAAAGGAAGCAATTTCAGTTTTGATTGAAGCAATCAAAGATGGAAAACCAAACTGTCATATTTTAAAACCAATCTATAAGACACGTTCATAA
- a CDS encoding stage II sporulation protein M, with protein MKQQAYHGFFRKYRHVYLFIGILLIAGIAAGLYFSKTIDINDMKNFTSYMNSISSDSTSFSAQLFSGIIFILFVFLLGTSIIGIPLISFIIFSKGMQIGFSCALFVYTYQLKGIAGIILTLFPQLVIDCLATFLISASAIQLSMYLIISCSNREKLDFHRLFNSILNDLIICFIMVIAEAYVKADLMVWFVKLFNLIGK; from the coding sequence ATGAAACAACAAGCATATCATGGCTTTTTCAGGAAATATCGTCACGTATATCTGTTTATCGGGATATTGTTGATTGCAGGAATTGCGGCTGGACTTTATTTCAGTAAGACCATCGACATCAATGATATGAAAAATTTTACCAGTTATATGAATTCCATATCCAGTGATTCTACCTCTTTTTCAGCACAGCTGTTTTCAGGTATCATCTTCATCCTTTTTGTGTTTTTATTAGGTACCAGTATCATCGGCATCCCACTCATCAGTTTCATTATCTTTTCCAAGGGGATGCAGATTGGTTTCTCTTGCGCATTGTTTGTCTATACCTATCAATTAAAGGGTATCGCAGGCATTATATTAACATTATTTCCTCAACTAGTAATCGATTGTTTAGCAACTTTCTTAATATCCGCAAGTGCCATCCAGCTAAGTATGTATTTGATCATCTCTTGCAGCAATCGTGAGAAACTGGATTTTCACAGATTATTCAATTCGATTTTAAATGATCTGATCATCTGCTTTATCATGGTTATAGCAGAAGCATATGTAAAAGCTGATTTGATGGTCTGGTTTGTAAAACTGTTTAATCTCATAGGGAAATAA
- the dinB gene encoding DNA polymerase IV — MSARVIFHIDLNSFFASAEILKNSALAGQPVVVAGLNRRSVVSTASYEARSYGVHSAMPLHMAMEKCPELVVVQGDYSWYEELSERFFKYLRKFSPFIEPASIDECYMDVTEAIKAYKRPLDLAWIIQKNVMDDLRLPCSIGVAPNKFLAKMASDMRKPMGITVLRKQEVPRKLWPLPISDMWGIGKKSVPLLIENGIETIGDLASEENEKKVMTLLGKHAYGFIQNARGNGSSKLNYNQGVQSISQSTTLDRDISEYDEVKTVFIRLAKSLSTRAKEERLQGKLISISIRYSDFSNMVRSVSLQHYTNDVNVLIEHALYLFDHNYSGAPIRHLGIGLASFQSAKSVHQINMFQEPIENTNKVDLVLEELNKQLPNANLTTLGRMKKS; from the coding sequence TTGAGTGCAAGAGTAATATTTCATATCGATTTAAATTCATTTTTTGCCAGTGCTGAGATTTTAAAAAACTCCGCATTGGCAGGACAACCGGTCGTTGTCGCAGGATTAAACCGCAGAAGTGTTGTATCTACTGCCAGTTATGAAGCCAGAAGCTATGGCGTACATAGTGCTATGCCTCTTCATATGGCGATGGAAAAATGTCCTGAGCTGGTAGTTGTACAAGGCGATTACAGCTGGTATGAGGAATTGAGTGAGCGTTTCTTTAAATATTTAAGAAAGTTTTCTCCTTTTATTGAACCAGCCAGTATTGATGAGTGCTACATGGATGTCACCGAGGCAATCAAGGCTTATAAACGTCCTTTAGATCTTGCTTGGATCATACAGAAAAATGTTATGGATGATTTAAGGCTGCCTTGCAGTATCGGTGTTGCGCCAAATAAATTTTTAGCTAAGATGGCCAGTGATATGCGAAAACCTATGGGAATCACAGTGCTTCGAAAACAGGAGGTACCAAGAAAATTATGGCCATTACCCATTAGTGATATGTGGGGTATTGGCAAGAAAAGTGTTCCTTTATTAATCGAGAATGGCATCGAAACCATTGGTGATCTGGCAAGTGAAGAAAATGAGAAAAAAGTGATGACATTACTAGGTAAACATGCATATGGCTTTATCCAGAATGCTAGAGGCAATGGAAGCAGTAAATTAAATTACAACCAGGGTGTACAATCCATATCCCAATCAACAACACTTGATCGCGATATCAGTGAATATGATGAAGTAAAAACCGTATTTATCCGTTTGGCGAAGTCATTAAGCACAAGAGCTAAAGAAGAACGACTACAGGGAAAACTGATTTCTATATCTATACGCTATAGTGATTTTTCCAATATGGTAAGAAGTGTCAGTTTACAACACTATACCAATGATGTGAATGTATTGATTGAACATGCGTTATATCTATTTGACCACAACTACAGTGGTGCACCCATTCGACATTTAGGGATTGGGCTGGCATCATTTCAAAGTGCGAAAAGCGTTCATCAAATAAATATGTTTCAAGAGCCAATCGAAAACACCAATAAAGTAGATCTGGTACTGGAAGAATTAAATAAACAATTACCCAATGCCAATCTTACCACACTAGGCAGAATGAAAAAAAGCTGA
- the spo0A gene encoding sporulation transcription factor Spo0A — protein MNNKIQIYVVDDSLEMIHCMKEAFAKSDVYQIVGSATNGEQCIKELHGKHIDVLLLDLIMPKKDGISVLSDLKKNKIEIEHIVCTTPFVNDLIVNAVSNYKIDYILMKPFEITELVEKLNFVIGFSKKQNMAASIAKVNLNEDEKKLMVKLELEGEITEILHEIGIPAHIKGYMYLRTAILETYLNVDFLGQITKVLYPEIAKKYATTASRVERAIRHAIEVAWNRGNIDAIDDIFGYTISASKAKPTNSEFIAMISDKLRLEHRMKNKNSMIKQYR, from the coding sequence ATGAACAACAAGATTCAGATTTATGTAGTAGACGATAGCTTAGAAATGATTCATTGTATGAAGGAAGCATTTGCGAAGAGCGATGTGTATCAAATCGTTGGCAGTGCAACGAATGGAGAACAATGTATTAAAGAATTACATGGAAAGCATATTGATGTATTATTGTTAGATTTAATTATGCCGAAGAAAGATGGCATCAGTGTGCTTTCGGATTTAAAAAAGAATAAGATTGAAATTGAACATATCGTATGTACGACGCCATTTGTCAATGATCTTATCGTTAATGCAGTATCGAATTATAAGATTGATTACATATTGATGAAGCCTTTTGAAATAACAGAGCTGGTAGAGAAATTAAATTTCGTGATTGGATTCAGTAAAAAACAGAACATGGCCGCCAGTATAGCAAAGGTCAATCTGAATGAGGATGAAAAGAAACTTATGGTAAAACTGGAACTGGAAGGAGAAATCACAGAAATCTTACATGAAATTGGAATACCTGCGCATATCAAAGGATATATGTATTTAAGAACAGCGATATTGGAAACCTATTTAAATGTTGATTTTCTAGGACAGATCACCAAAGTATTATATCCTGAGATAGCGAAGAAATATGCGACAACTGCTTCTCGAGTAGAAAGAGCAATACGTCATGCGATTGAGGTTGCATGGAACAGGGGCAATATTGATGCCATTGATGATATCTTTGGTTATACGATATCCGCCAGTAAAGCAAAACCAACCAATTCAGAATTTATTGCGATGATTTCTGATAAGCTGCGTTTGGAACATCGTATGAAGAATAAAAACAGTATGATAAAACAATATCGTTAA
- a CDS encoding stage IV sporulation protein B has product MYKKVLCILTSFAFFFGSISAKELVPGGESIGIQVSYDGVLVSGTYTFMAGSQRIDPSHVIKANDLIIAINGVKVASLQDMANEMNKYQKEINDLTMTIIRNDAKMDVSIQTSYDKTGFHSGLYVKDKITGVGTISYYDPDTGRYGALGHEIMDSDTHTFAKVHEGNIYPAIVDGIQKAKKNVPGEKQATIDFTKSLGDVEKNSSLGIFGQYDLLPENKQAIEVGDHTKVHTGKAMIYTVLSGNQIEMYQITITKVNKQNSRDMKGIELTVDDPALTSQTNGIIQGMSGSPIIQDGQIVGALTHVVTSDPMRGYGVFIDWMLEESVL; this is encoded by the coding sequence TTGTATAAAAAAGTCTTATGTATCCTGACATCCTTCGCTTTTTTCTTTGGAAGTATTTCCGCTAAAGAACTGGTGCCAGGAGGTGAAAGTATTGGTATACAGGTGAGTTATGATGGTGTGCTGGTTAGTGGAACCTATACATTTATGGCAGGCAGCCAGCGAATTGATCCATCCCATGTCATCAAGGCAAATGATTTGATTATCGCAATCAATGGTGTAAAAGTTGCTTCTTTACAGGATATGGCCAATGAGATGAATAAATATCAGAAAGAAATCAATGATTTGACAATGACGATTATCCGAAATGATGCAAAGATGGATGTATCGATACAAACAAGTTATGATAAAACTGGTTTTCACAGCGGATTATATGTCAAAGATAAAATCACAGGTGTTGGTACGATATCTTATTATGATCCAGATACAGGAAGGTATGGCGCTTTAGGTCATGAAATTATGGATTCCGATACTCATACATTTGCGAAGGTTCATGAAGGAAATATTTATCCTGCCATTGTAGATGGTATCCAAAAGGCGAAAAAGAATGTTCCTGGTGAGAAACAAGCAACCATTGATTTCACAAAAAGTCTTGGCGATGTTGAAAAAAACAGCAGTCTTGGAATCTTTGGACAATATGATTTGTTGCCTGAAAACAAGCAGGCAATCGAAGTCGGCGATCATACGAAGGTGCATACAGGGAAAGCGATGATTTATACAGTATTATCTGGTAATCAGATAGAAATGTATCAAATTACCATTACAAAAGTGAATAAACAAAACAGCAGGGATATGAAGGGAATCGAATTAACTGTAGATGATCCTGCATTGACAAGTCAAACCAATGGCATCATACAGGGGATGAGTGGTTCTCCTATCATACAGGATGGGCAAATCGTTGGTGCCCTGACTCATGTTGTGACATCAGATCCCATGCGTGGATATGGAGTTTTCATTGATTGGATGCTGGAAGAAAGCGTTTTATAA
- the recN gene encoding DNA repair protein RecN: MLQSIFVKNFVLIDEVSLEFQKGLSAFTGETGAGKSLLMDAIGVLKGDRANAGMVKKGCDKAIIEGAFLIEHEALIKQLEADGFDMEEGLLIITREITKEGKSTTRVNHRVSSVSYVKEIISRIVDIHSQHDTQYLLNARYHLSLLDNFVKEDALREEVYHTYHAYKKIKDELEAALSSDYNEDDLEYLTFQLNEIDQAELREEELDELETQLKRMQSFEKISEGVQIAIDKLEQEVHPGLYQAFKPLSTLPDDRLTKMSETLSDHYYQMEDMISELHDFMDQMEYDEEMFNTIQDRIFLIRKIYRKYGGDYSSVMKKREELDRKIDSILHRQDFIAKQETYLKKAEDTFLKAAHKLHDIRQLKANELSDLVVQQLKDLQLEHARFKIQFETMEGNAHGIDKVEFMISMNAGEALKPLSQTASGGELSRLMLGLKTVFTSLMGMETVIFDEIDTGVSGKVAFAIGRKMKQLSETAQVFCVTHLAPVAACANTHYMVEKHQDEETTHTNIVYLNEQERIMELANIASGSQSEHAISSAKELYETAQGHRE; this comes from the coding sequence ATGCTGCAGAGTATTTTTGTGAAGAATTTTGTATTAATTGATGAAGTATCCCTGGAATTTCAAAAGGGATTATCTGCATTTACTGGTGAAACAGGTGCTGGTAAGTCGCTTTTAATGGATGCCATTGGTGTCTTAAAAGGTGATCGTGCCAATGCCGGTATGGTAAAAAAAGGCTGTGATAAAGCAATCATTGAAGGTGCTTTTCTTATTGAACATGAAGCTTTGATCAAACAGTTAGAAGCAGATGGTTTTGATATGGAAGAAGGCCTTTTGATTATCACAAGAGAAATCACAAAAGAAGGAAAAAGCACAACACGCGTGAATCATCGCGTTTCTTCTGTTTCCTATGTGAAAGAAATCATATCACGAATCGTGGATATCCACTCTCAGCATGATACACAATATCTGTTGAATGCACGTTATCATCTGTCTTTATTAGATAACTTTGTGAAAGAAGATGCGCTGCGTGAGGAGGTATACCATACATATCATGCTTATAAGAAAATCAAAGATGAACTGGAAGCAGCTTTATCCAGTGACTATAATGAAGATGATTTAGAGTACCTGACATTTCAGTTAAATGAAATCGATCAGGCAGAGCTTAGAGAAGAAGAACTGGATGAACTGGAAACACAGTTAAAACGCATGCAGTCTTTTGAAAAAATCAGTGAAGGCGTACAAATCGCCATCGACAAGCTGGAGCAGGAAGTGCATCCTGGTTTATATCAGGCTTTTAAACCACTTTCCACATTGCCAGATGATCGTTTGACAAAGATGTCTGAAACATTAAGTGACCATTACTATCAAATGGAAGATATGATCAGTGAACTGCACGATTTCATGGATCAAATGGAGTATGATGAAGAAATGTTCAATACCATACAGGACCGTATCTTCTTGATACGTAAAATCTATCGTAAATATGGTGGAGATTATTCATCTGTAATGAAAAAACGTGAAGAATTGGATCGAAAGATTGACAGCATCCTGCATCGTCAGGATTTTATCGCAAAACAGGAAACATATTTGAAAAAGGCAGAAGATACCTTTTTAAAGGCAGCACATAAACTTCATGATATCCGACAACTGAAAGCAAATGAGCTTTCTGATTTAGTTGTGCAGCAGTTAAAGGATTTACAGCTGGAGCATGCCCGTTTCAAGATCCAATTTGAAACAATGGAAGGAAATGCCCATGGAATTGATAAAGTAGAATTTATGATTTCCATGAATGCTGGTGAAGCTTTAAAGCCATTATCCCAAACAGCATCCGGTGGGGAATTATCTCGTTTGATGCTGGGATTAAAAACCGTATTTACTTCTCTTATGGGAATGGAAACTGTCATTTTTGATGAAATTGATACAGGTGTCAGTGGTAAAGTAGCATTCGCCATTGGTAGAAAGATGAAACAGTTAAGTGAAACAGCACAGGTATTCTGTGTGACACATTTAGCACCTGTAGCGGCATGTGCCAATACCCATTACATGGTAGAAAAACATCAGGATGAAGAAACAACACATACCAATATCGTTTATTTAAATGAGCAGGAAAGAATCATGGAGTTGGCAAATATTGCCAGTGGTTCACAAAGTGAACATGCCATCAGTTCTGCGAAAGAACTATATGAAACAGCCCAAGGTCATAGGGAATAA
- a CDS encoding TlyA family RNA methyltransferase, translating into MRIDQYLVEHGYVTTRSKAQDAIKAQRVSVNQHIITKNSFQVKDEDDVQVASSQLSFVSRAGFKLYDVIEDFQLNLKDRICMDVGASTGGFSDVCLREGAKLVYALDVGSDQLDPALRNDPRIINMEHTNCRYLTKDMFDQIPTFACMDVSFISIKLILPAIKEVMDDVELVALVKPQFEAGKEHIGKHGIVKDKKIHVQVLKDMISYVQEVGLYVHHLQSSSILGRDGNKEFVMHIKSEPTKKSFDLKRIVEEQKIIRT; encoded by the coding sequence ATGCGAATTGATCAATACTTAGTGGAACATGGCTATGTGACAACCCGAAGCAAGGCACAGGATGCGATTAAAGCACAACGTGTTTCTGTAAATCAGCACATCATAACAAAAAATAGTTTTCAAGTCAAAGATGAGGATGATGTTCAAGTGGCATCATCCCAGCTTTCTTTTGTGTCACGGGCTGGATTTAAGCTATATGATGTCATAGAAGATTTTCAATTAAACTTAAAAGATCGTATCTGTATGGATGTAGGTGCCAGTACGGGAGGATTTAGTGATGTCTGTCTGCGGGAAGGCGCAAAGCTTGTTTATGCACTAGATGTAGGAAGTGATCAATTAGATCCTGCATTAAGAAATGATCCTCGTATCATCAATATGGAGCATACCAATTGCCGCTATTTAACCAAAGATATGTTTGATCAGATCCCTACATTCGCCTGCATGGATGTATCCTTTATTTCTATCAAACTGATTCTTCCGGCTATCAAAGAAGTCATGGATGATGTAGAGCTTGTGGCATTAGTAAAACCACAATTTGAAGCAGGAAAAGAACATATCGGCAAACATGGAATTGTAAAAGATAAAAAAATTCATGTACAGGTGTTAAAAGATATGATATCCTATGTACAGGAAGTTGGATTATATGTGCACCATTTACAATCCAGCAGTATATTGGGGCGTGATGGAAATAAAGAATTTGTTATGCATATCAAATCTGAACCAACTAAGAAAAGTTTTGATTTAAAACGTATTGTAGAGGAACAAAAAATCATTCGTACATAA
- a CDS encoding 1-deoxy-D-xylulose-5-phosphate synthase: protein MNIYDIKSPDDIKHCSIPELEDLCVQIREFLIDSVSKTGGHLSSNLGIVELSVAMHYVFSTPQDKFLFDVGHQSYVHKILTGRVSQFPTLRQYKGLAGFQKRNESEHDAWEAGHSSTSLSGALGMAIARDLRHEDFEVVPVIGDGALSGGMAMEALNQIGALNSKMVIIFNDNNMSISKNVGAMDEAFTRLRTSRPYNNLKEDLKGALSGTKTGSAVLKSMRSVKNAVKANVVDTSIFGEFNLDYIGPVDGHDLRTLIKVLHNAKNHDGPIVVHVMTKKGKGYSFAEEDKEGNWHGVSQFDPQSGQTLAKMPAGHLSWSEVISKTLIDLAQQDERIVGITPAMIGGSKLRDFFNEFPERAFDCGIAEEHAMTFAAGLATSGIRPFISVYSSFLQRAYDQINHDVARMDLPVVIGIDRCGLVGEDGETHHGVFDITMLRSIPNMILSQPKDAIEAQNLMYTAFMQSHPFTIRYPRGNTPYQKLKHYTPLEIGSWTSWQMDTYEVIIITYGPDVDRIISKAKVNQLPVRVVNARFFKPIDTMMLEEICAQKKPVIIYESDMLAGGLSSAILEYVNDHHLATEFIRLGIRDHYVTHGSLPQLRKLEHLDINSLCELILDLIKEKHHAN, encoded by the coding sequence ATGAATATTTATGATATCAAAAGCCCGGATGATATCAAACACTGTTCCATCCCAGAATTAGAAGATCTGTGTGTGCAGATACGTGAGTTCTTAATTGACAGTGTATCAAAAACCGGAGGACATCTGTCTAGCAATCTTGGAATTGTGGAATTAAGTGTCGCCATGCACTATGTTTTTTCAACTCCACAGGATAAATTTCTGTTTGATGTTGGGCATCAGTCATATGTACATAAAATATTAACCGGTCGTGTTTCACAATTTCCAACCTTACGTCAATATAAAGGATTAGCAGGGTTTCAGAAACGTAATGAAAGCGAGCATGATGCCTGGGAGGCTGGACATTCCAGTACATCGCTGTCTGGTGCACTGGGTATGGCAATCGCAAGAGATCTGCGCCATGAAGATTTTGAAGTTGTTCCTGTGATAGGCGATGGTGCATTGAGCGGGGGCATGGCAATGGAAGCATTGAATCAGATTGGTGCGTTAAACAGCAAGATGGTCATCATCTTCAATGATAACAATATGTCCATATCAAAAAATGTCGGAGCAATGGATGAGGCGTTCACAAGACTGCGCACCAGCCGTCCATATAATAATCTGAAAGAGGACTTAAAAGGTGCTTTATCTGGCACAAAAACGGGTTCTGCAGTATTAAAAAGCATGCGCAGTGTGAAAAATGCTGTAAAAGCCAACGTAGTAGATACATCGATTTTTGGTGAATTTAATCTGGATTATATCGGCCCTGTAGATGGACATGATCTTCGTACCTTGATCAAAGTATTACATAATGCGAAAAATCATGATGGGCCAATTGTTGTTCATGTCATGACGAAAAAAGGAAAAGGATATTCCTTTGCGGAAGAGGATAAGGAAGGAAACTGGCATGGCGTTTCTCAATTTGATCCACAAAGTGGTCAAACACTTGCGAAGATGCCAGCAGGTCATTTAAGCTGGAGTGAAGTGATTTCCAAAACACTGATAGACTTAGCCCAACAGGATGAGCGTATCGTAGGAATTACGCCTGCGATGATTGGCGGCAGCAAACTGCGTGATTTTTTCAATGAATTTCCTGAGCGGGCATTTGACTGTGGCATTGCGGAAGAACATGCTATGACATTTGCGGCAGGGCTTGCCACAAGCGGCATTCGTCCTTTTATCTCCGTATACTCCTCATTCTTACAACGTGCATATGATCAAATCAATCACGATGTTGCTAGAATGGATTTACCTGTTGTCATTGGTATTGATCGTTGTGGTCTAGTTGGTGAAGATGGTGAAACCCATCATGGCGTTTTTGATATTACGATGCTCAGAAGTATTCCCAATATGATTTTATCACAGCCAAAAGATGCGATAGAGGCACAAAATCTAATGTATACAGCCTTCATGCAATCTCATCCTTTTACCATCCGGTATCCAAGGGGAAATACCCCTTATCAAAAGCTAAAGCATTATACACCACTTGAAATTGGCAGCTGGACCAGCTGGCAGATGGATACATATGAAGTCATCATTATCACTTATGGACCGGATGTTGATCGTATCATCTCAAAAGCCAAGGTGAATCAATTGCCAGTTAGAGTTGTGAATGCACGCTTCTTTAAACCAATCGATACCATGATGCTGGAAGAAATATGTGCACAGAAGAAGCCTGTCATCATTTATGAATCTGATATGCTGGCAGGAGGCTTATCCAGTGCAATTTTAGAATATGTCAATGATCATCATTTAGCTACAGAATTCATACGTTTGGGTATTCGTGATCATTATGTAACACATGGTTCTCTGCCACAGCTTCGTAAACTGGAGCATTTGGATATCAATTCCTTATGTGAACTGATATTAGATTTAATCAAGGAGAAACATCATGCGAATTGA
- a CDS encoding polyprenyl synthetase family protein produces MNNFEEYLLHTLDGVQDSKVKEAMKYSLMAGGKRIRPRLLFAVLSAYGVREEAGYPVAAAIEMIHTYSLIHDDLPAMDNDTLRRGKPTCHVQFDEATAILAGDALLTQAFIIASEVDTTSALKADILRALAQYSGADGMILGQIKDIEGEAKASVTLEELLDIFEYKTGKLLTLPMVCACFIAERKGDISVWKKIGRAIGLSFQIQDDILDVTSTKEELGKNIHSDLSNDKTTYVSLRGVEGAQVDAQKYYDEAMAELKSLTVHDEKVTELLQLLINRKH; encoded by the coding sequence ATGAATAACTTTGAAGAATATTTACTACATACCTTGGATGGTGTGCAGGATTCTAAAGTCAAAGAAGCGATGAAGTATTCTTTGATGGCAGGAGGCAAACGTATACGTCCACGTTTATTGTTTGCGGTATTATCAGCATATGGTGTTCGTGAAGAAGCAGGTTATCCTGTAGCTGCTGCGATTGAAATGATTCATACATATTCTTTGATTCATGATGATCTTCCTGCAATGGATAATGATACCCTGCGCAGAGGAAAACCAACATGTCATGTACAATTTGATGAAGCAACTGCCATACTTGCAGGGGATGCTTTATTGACACAGGCATTTATCATCGCAAGTGAAGTAGATACAACTTCTGCATTAAAAGCAGATATCTTGCGTGCACTTGCTCAATACAGTGGTGCGGATGGTATGATTTTAGGACAAATTAAAGATATCGAAGGCGAAGCAAAAGCTTCTGTCACATTGGAAGAACTGCTGGATATCTTTGAATATAAGACAGGCAAGCTTTTAACACTGCCAATGGTATGTGCCTGCTTTATCGCAGAGCGTAAAGGTGATATCTCCGTATGGAAGAAAATTGGCCGTGCTATCGGCTTAAGCTTCCAGATTCAGGATGATATTTTGGATGTTACAAGTACCAAAGAAGAACTTGGAAAGAATATCCATAGTGATTTATCGAATGATAAGACCACTTATGTATCTCTTCGTGGAGTAGAGGGTGCACAGGTTGATGCACAGAAGTATTATGATGAAGCGATGGCAGAATTAAAGAGTCTGACCGTACATGATGAAAAAGTGACTGAGCTATTACAGTTATTAATCAACAGAAAACATTGA
- the xseB gene encoding exodeoxyribonuclease VII small subunit, whose product MTTKTPSFKKSMLRLNEIVGALEKNDLELEEAIALFEEGLSLVQTCDGQLKNFENKVASLLESYQEDANHE is encoded by the coding sequence ATGACAACCAAAACACCATCATTTAAAAAATCAATGCTGCGTTTAAATGAAATCGTTGGCGCACTTGAAAAAAATGATTTGGAACTGGAAGAAGCAATCGCCCTGTTTGAAGAAGGACTTTCGCTTGTTCAAACATGTGATGGACAGTTAAAAAACTTTGAGAATAAAGTAGCCAGTCTGTTAGAAAGCTACCAGGAGGACGCAAACCATGAATAA